The stretch of DNA CTTTTCAAATCTAATAATTGTGGGTAGCTTATCTACTTTGAATTTTTGGTATTCTGGACTATTAGAATCATCAAATATCATCTGGTTAAGTGGAATATGTTTTGAGATGAATAAAAGTAATTGACCGATAATGGCAATTAAATATTGATTATAAGTAATTAAATAAGTTATAATTGAATCCATAATAACGACATCCTTTCATGTGTGATTTTGTTTGGTTAGAGATTCAATTTTAACATGAAATTAGGGGGTCGTTATTTTTTTATACAAAAAAACTGGCGAAACCTTGATATATAAAGATTTAAAAAGAAAAGTAGTGTAAAAAACTTTACACTAACTAATATTAAAAGGGAGGGTATTTATGAAGAAACCTACATTAATTGCCACGGCTGCATTATCATTTGCATTATTATTTATATTTACATTTTCAAATAAAGTAGATATGTATGAGAAAAAGGTAATCTATAATGAACCAATTAAAGCGTTGGAAAATTTTATTAAGTATTCTAATATACTTGAGGAAGCTAAAGTTAATAAATCAAGATATAAACTAGTTAGAACTAATGAATTTTATGAAAGTATATCAAGAAGATATAGGCTATATTTAGGAGATAATAAGCAAGAAAATAGAATGATGGGTTTTTATTCAATACCAACATTTATAGAATCTTACAAAATTGAAGAACTTAAAGAAAATCAAGTAGAGAGCATAAAACTTAATCATGAGGAATCTTACTCTATAATAGAAAATTATAAAAGACCAATAGATATAAAGTACTTTAAAGTAACAGGGAAATGTCTTAGAGATTATAATTGGAGTAGAAATAATTTAAATGATAAGGGTGTCCTTAAAAAAGAAGCTTTTGAGAATATCGAAAAAAATACAGGTATATTTAATGGAAATTATGTTTTTATTGTTGTAGATGAAGGTGAAGGATATGTTGTTGATTATTATGAAGAAATAGGTAGTTACGATGTATCTAGGGAGGAATAGATATGATAAAAATAGATGCAAGAAGTAGTACACCTATCTATGAACAAATAATAATTGGAATAAAAGAACTTATATTGAAGGGAATTATTAAACCAGGAGAAAAACTTCCTTCAGTGAGAGAATTATCAGTTATGGTCACTGTAAATCCTAATACGATAAGTAAAGCTTATGGAGAGTTGGAAAAAGATGGAGCAATAGAGAGTTTAAGAGGGAGGGGAACCTTTGTGGTAGAAGATTATAAACCTAAACATTTAGAAGAAAAGTTTAAAAAGATTAAAAATGAATTAAAAAAAATAATGTTAGAAGCAAAATATCTAGGTCTTAAAAAAGAAGATTTAATTAAAGCCCTTAATGAGTGTTTTAACGACATAGAGGGAGGAGAATAGATGCTAGAAGTTAATAGCTTATCATTAAATTTAGGTGATAAATTAATATTAGATGATATAAATTTTACATTAAAAAAGTCAACTATTCTTGGTTTAGTAGGACCAAGTGGTGTAGGCAAAACTTCATTAATTAGAACTTTAGTAGGTATATA from Clostridium chauvoei encodes:
- a CDS encoding GntR family transcriptional regulator, producing the protein MIKIDARSSTPIYEQIIIGIKELILKGIIKPGEKLPSVRELSVMVTVNPNTISKAYGELEKDGAIESLRGRGTFVVEDYKPKHLEEKFKKIKNELKKIMLEAKYLGLKKEDLIKALNECFNDIEGGE